The genomic DNA TGCCCGCGCCCGCGCGATGGACCTGAAGGTGATGGCGCCCGGGCCCGACCTCGGCGCGCTCGCGACCCATCAGCACTGGGAGGCGATGTACGACGCCGTCGCCGCGCTGGTGCGGGAGCATCGCACAACCCTCGTCTTCACCCTGAGCCGGCGCTGGGCGGAACGGATCGCGCTCAATCTGCAAAAGCGCCTCGGCAACGACGCCGTGCTGGCCCATCATGGGAGCCTCGCGCGCGCCGAGCGTCTGGCGGCGGAACAGCGGCTCAAACGCGGAGAACTGCGCGCGCTGGTCGCGACCGCGTCGCTCGAACTCGGGATCGACGTCGGCGCGGTCGAACTGGTCTGCCAGATCGATACGCCCAAGAGCATCTCGGCCGCGATCCAGCGCATCGGTCGTTCCGGCCATCGGCTCGACGCGACGCCAAAGGGGCGGTTCTTCGCGCTCACGCTAGACGACTTGCTCGAGTGCGCGGCGGCGGTGCGGGCTATCCGCCACAGCCGGCTCGACGAGGTCGAGATTCCGACCGGATGCCTCGACGTCGCGGCGCAGCAGATCGTCGCGATCGCCGCTGAGGACGAGGAAATCGGCGAGGCCGACTTGCTGCGGCTGCTGCGCGGCGCGTACAACTTTCCGAATCTCGACCGCGCCGCCCTGATTCATTTGCTCGAACAGATGGCAACCGAGCTGCCGGCGCGGATCCGGGGCGCGGCGCCGAAGATATTTTACGATCGCATCGGCGCCCGCGTGCGCGCGCGCCGCGGCGCACGGATGGCCGCAATCACGTCGGGCGGCACGATTCCCGAAAGCGGCAATCTCGACGTCGTGATCGAGTCCCAGGGGCGCAAGATCGGCGACGTCGAAGAGGACTTCGCCCAGGAATCCTCGCGCGGCGATATTTTTGCGCTGGGCTCGATGCCATGGCGGGTGCTGGGAATCTCGCGCAACCGCTTCCTGGTCGAACCGGCGCCGGGGATGGCACCGTCGCTGCCGTTCTGGGAGACCGAGGCGGCGGGCCGCTCGCCTGCGCTCTCGGCCGAGGTCTCGGCGCTGCGCGGCGAAATCTCCGCGCGTCTCGGGCGTGACGGCGGCGAGGTCCGAGCCGCCGAACTCCTTGCCGGGGAATGCGCGATGGACGAACGCGCGGCGCGCCAGGCGATCGACTACGTGCGCCGCGGCGAGAGCGCTCTCGGCGCGATTCCCGACGAACGCACGATCGTGGTCGAGCGCTTCTTCGACGGCCTCGGCGGCACGCAGGTCGTAATTCATTCGCCGCTCGGGATGCGGGTTAACCGCGGCCTGGGGCTCGCGATCCGCAAACGCCTCTGCCAGTCGTTCGACTTCGAGATCCAGGCCTCGGCGATCGACGACGCGGTGCTGCTCGCGCTCAACGCGCGCCACAGCTTTCCCCTCGAATCGCTGATGGCGATGCTTTCGCCGCGCACGGTGCGCCACGTGCTCGAGCAGGCGCTGCTCGCCGCACCGATGTTCGAAGTCAGAATGCGCCACGTCGCGACGCGGGCGCTCGCGGTGATGCGCTCGGCGCGCGGCCGCAGGGTGCCGGCATGGATTCAACGCCTGCGCGCGCAGGAAATCGCCGCGGCGATCTTTCCCGGACGCGAGGCATGCCTGGAAAACCGCCCACCCGACGTAGAATTGCCCGATCATTTCATCACCGCCGAGACGATGCACGAGTGTCTGACCGAATCGACCGACATCGCCCGCATCGAGGATCTCCTGCGCGCGATCGAGCAGGGCAGGACGCGGGTGGTCGCGGTTGATGCGATCGCACCGTCGGTTTTCGCCCATCGCGTCCTGCTCGCGTGGGACTACTCGTTCCTCGACGACGGCGAGCGCGCCAACCGCCGCAGCCGCACGGTCTCGCTCAATCGTGCGATGGCCGAGGACGTGCTGCGCACCGAGGACCTTTCCGCGATGCTCGCCGCGGACGCGGTCGAGAGCGTCGAGGCCGAGGTCGGCGGGCGGGCGATGGCGCGCCGCGCACGCGACCGCGACGAGCTTTACGAATTGATCCGAGCGCACGGAGCGCTTGCGCCCGCGGCGCTCGACGAGTGTGTGGCAGGCGACGCGAGTGCGATGCTCTCGGCGCTCGAGCGCGAGGGACGCGTGATCCGCACGCGCTTCTCAGCGGGAGCACCTGAGATGCTGGTCGCCGGCGAGGACGCTTCGATCTTCGCCGCAGCATATCCGGAAGCGATTTTTGAACGGCACGCGGCCGCGCCGCCGGCCGCGGCGGAATCAATCGCGCCCGCTCTAGAAACCGACGAGGCGGAACGAGAGATCGTCCGGCGCGCGATGGCGACGTCGGGGCCGGTCGAAATCGCCGAGCTCGCAGATCGGGTCAGACTGACTCCCGCGGCGCTCGAGAAGCATCTGCTCGCGCTCGAGGCGAAGGGACTGATTTTTCGCGGTCATTTCACACCGCGCCGTGCGGCGCTCGGGGGCATGGGCGAACGCACGCCAAGGGGTGGGGCGTCCGCGAGCCCCGAGCAATGGTGCGATCGCTATAACCTCGAGAAAATCCATCGCCTGACGCTTAACCGTCTCCGTTCCGAGGTTGAGCCCGCCGCCGATCATGAGTATGCGGCGTTTAGGTTGCGCTGGAACCACGTCGGAGGAACCGGAATTGACGCCGATCAGTCCGGGGTCGCCGCAGTGCTGGAGCAGCTCTCGGGCATTGCGCTCAGCCCCGAACTGTGGGAGCGCGCCATTTTGCCGGCGCGAATTCGCGGTTATCGCTCCGAATGGCTCGACCTGCTCTGCCTCGGCGGCGAGGTCGTGTGGGCGGCGATGCCGGGCGAGGATGGCGGCGACCAGGTGCCCGCGCGAATCACCTTTCTGCTGCGTCGCCGTGCGGGCACGGCGAGGCACGAGGGGGCGAGTTCGGCGGCGGCTTTAGCCGCCGCCGAACTCGCCGATCCCGACGAGCAGCGCGTCTTCCTCGCGCTTGCCGCGGGCGGCGCGCAATATCTCGACCAGCTCGCCGAGCGCGCGGGCCTGGCCGAACGGACGGCGCTCGCCGCTCTCTGGCGGCTCGCGGCCGCCGGCCGCGTCTCGAACGACAGCTTCGCGCCGCTGCGCCTGCTCTGGTCGGCGCCCGAGGCGGTGCGGGCGATGGCTCCGGGAGCCCATCGGCGCGCTCGCCACGACGCGGCGCTGCGCGCGCGTCTGCGCTCGAGCGTGACCGGCCGCTGGTCCCCGCTGGGCGCCGGCGCCGCCGCTCAGGCGGCGGTGGCGGCGCCCAGCGGGGCGGTATTTGATCCGGCGATGCCCGGCGTTGTGGCGGCGCCAGACGGCCGCGGCTCCCGCTCTGGCGCGCGCACCGAGGCGCGGGCGCGCGAGCGGGCACCGGAACGCATACCTGGGCGCTACGCGGCGCGCGAGCGCGCCGAACTCCTGCTCAAGCGCAACGGAATCGTGACGCGCGAGATGCTCGGAATGGAAAACGAGCCGATGACGTGGCAGGAGATCTCGTTTGCGCTCCGCAGGATGGAGTATGCGGGCGTGATTCGCCGCGGCTATTTCGTCCGCGCGCTTGCGGGCGAGCAATACGCCTTGCCCGCGGCGCTCGAGATGCTCGCGGCCGCTCGCAATCCGGCCACGGCGCGAGAGCGTCCGGTGGCGCTTAGCGCCGCCGATCCGGCAAACCCCTTTGGCGCGGTCCTGCCCGGATGCGGAGTTGCGCGGGACGCGAGCAATTTCGTCGTGCTGAGGGGAGGTCGTGTGATGCTCGGCTATACGGGCCGAGCATTGGTCACCAGCGACGGGCTCGACGACGAGCCTTTCTCAGCGGCGGTGGCGGCGCTTATCGAGTTGGTGCGCAAAGTGACGGTCGAGACGATCGACGGCGCGCCGGCGCTCGCCTCGGCGCGGGTCGGCGCGATGGCCGCGATGGGGTTCCACTCGGACGGCCGCGCCCTTGTTTATGACGGATTGCCCGGCCCCGCGCCTTCGCGCGCATCGATTGGCCGCCAGGCAAAGTAAGCCGGCTTTTTTGATGGAAGCGACGGACCTGCAGGCATTGCAGCAGCTTATCGATCGCAGCGCCGCGTCGGCCGGACCTGCCGCGGCCGATTCGCTTGCCTATCCCGCGCGCCAGATGGGCGCGGCGGAGTTCGTGGAGTTCTGGCAGAGCGTTCGGCTGGTCGCGATGGCCACGACGGGCGAGGGGGGCGGACCGCATATTGCGCCGGTTCACGGGCGGCTCGACGGCACCCGGTTGCGGCTGGTGATCTATGACAACACGCTGCGCCGGCGCGATATCGCAGCCAATCCACGCGTTGCATTCACTACCTGGCGCGCCGACGGCGCGGCGGCGATCGTTTACGGCGTCGCGCGCGAGGTGGAAGGCAGCCTGCGCCCCGCGCGCGCCTCGCTGAGCGGAAAGCCGCGCCAGGTGATCGAACTCGAGGTCAGGCTGACGCGCGTCTATGCGATGCGCCCGCCTGACCGCTCCACTTGACCCGCCCTGCTCGCGGACGGGAAGAAGCTTGCATTAACGTCCTGCCTGCGGCTGAGATCGTCCCCATGAAAAAGACGCTACTGCTCTACGGCGTGCTGGTTTTCGCGGGCGGCCTGATCGGCGGCGCCCTGACTGATGCAGTTTGCAGATCGCGGCCCGTAAGGGCAGCACCGGCAGCGCCACAGGGTGACAACAAGAGCGCCGGCGCGGCCGCGCCGCCAGTCATAACGGCGGCGGGCTTCGTGCTGGTCGATGCGGCCGGCAAACCGCGCGTGAAATTCGACGTCGCCGACGACGGTCAGGCGGGCTTCTCGATGTACGACCGCAACAATCATCCCCGCGCGCAGATCGTTATCGACAACCAGGGAGCGCCGAGCGTTCGTCTCTACGATACCTACAACAAGCTCAGAATTTCGATCGAAGTCAGCAGCGACGGCATTCCGGCCATGCGCCTGATGGACAACGGCGGTCACTCGCGCGAACTGCTCGGGGTGGATGCCGAAGGCGACGGAGGGCTCGACTTTTACTCGCGCGACGGCACCGTGCTGCGCGAATTGCCCTAGCCGGCGTCCGGGCGCCGTACCTTGGCGAAGATCGAAGCGTCACGCTATCCTGACTTGACCACAAAGCTGCGTTGCGCGCCGTTTATGGCGTGCGACGCGCGGACTCTTCGGAAAGGATTGGGCCCGCGGAAAGGATTCGGTCTGAAAAAATGGGAAAAAATACTTTCGGCGCGCGGCGCGCGCTTAACGTCGGCGGTCGCAAGTACACGATCTTCAGCCTCGCGGCGCTGGAGAGGCGCGGTTTTGCGCTTGCGCGCCTGCCGTATTCGATCAAGGTGATGCTCGAGAACGTGCTCCGCCGCGAAGACGGCGTGGTGGTGACGGCCGACCAGGTCGAGGCAGTCGGCAAGTGGCAGCCGCAGCCGGGCGAACGCGAGTTCTCCTTCATGCCGGCGCGCGTGCTGCTGCAGGATTTCACCGGCGTGCCCGTGGTTGCGGACATGGCCGCGATGCGCGACGCGATCAAGCGTCTCGGCGGAGATCCCTCGCGAATCAACCCGATCCAGCCCGCCGATCTGGTGATCGACCATTCCGTGCAGGTCGACAGCTTTGGCACTTCGAGATCGTTCGCGATCAACGCCGAGATGGAGTCCGAGCGCAACCGCGAACGCTACCTTTTTCTGCGCTGGGGCCAGGGCGCGTTCAACAGCTTCCGCGTGGTGCCGCCCGACACCGGAATCGTGCATCAGGTCAATCTCGAGTATCTCGCGCCGGTGGTTTTCACCTCGGCCGACGGCCAGGTCTATTCGGACACGCTGCTCGGCACCGATTCGCACACCACGATGGTTAACGGTCTCGGGGTGGTCGGATGGGGCGTCGGCGGAATCGAGGCCGAGGCGGCGATGCTCGGGCAGTCGATCCCGATGCTCATTCCGGAGGTGATCGGTTTCAGGTTTACCGGCGCGATGCGTGCGGGCGCGACGGCGACCGACCTGGTGCTCACGGTCACGCAGATGCTGCGCAAGCGCGGCGTGGTCAACAAGTTCGTCGAGTACTTCGGCGGCGGACTGGGGAGCCTGAGCGTCGCCGACCGTGCAACGCTCGGCAACATGTCGCCCGAGTATGGCGCGACGATCGGCTTTTTCCCGGTTGACGATCAGACGCTCGATTACCTGCGCCTTTCGGGGCGCGCAGAATCGCAGGTGCGGTTGATCGAGGCCTACTGCAAGGAGCAGGGGCTGTTCCGCACCGCGGACTCGCCGGATCCGACTTTTACCGACACGCTGGAGCTCGACCTGGGCACGGTCGAGCCGAGCATCGCCGGGCCGCGCCGCCCGCAGGACCGGGTGCGGCTGCGCGCGGCGAAGGGCGAATTCCGCCGCGAGCTCGCCAAGGAAGTCGGCAATCACAGCGGCGTCGATCCGACCGTCGTCGCGCGCTGGATAAACGAGGGTGGCGCGCCCGCAGTGGCGCCGCATCAGGCGATACCGCCCACGGAGCTCGGGCCGCTCGCGCATCGCGTCGCCGTGACGGGCGAGGGCGGCGAACGCTTCGATCTCACGCAGGGCGCGGTGGTAATCGCCGCGATCACGAGCTGCACCAACACTTCGAATCCGTCGGTGATGCTGGGTGCGGGGCTGCTCGCGAAAAAGGCGGTCGAGCGCGGACTCGGCGTCAAGCCGTGGGTCAAGACCAGCCTCGCGCCGGGATCGAAGGTGGTTACCGACTATTTGAAGCGCGCCGGGCTTCTCGCATATTTGGAGCGCCTGCGCTTCAACCTGGTCGGCTATGGCTGCACGACCTGTATCGGCAACAGCGGCCCGATGCCCGAGGCGATCGCGGCCGCGGTCAAGCAGGGCGACCTGGTCGCCTGCGCGGTACTGAGCGGCAACCGCAACTTCGAGGGCCGCATCAACCCGGTCGTGCGCTTCAACTATCTCGCCTCGCCGCCGCTGGTGGTCGCCTACGCGATCGCGGGTACGATGGATTTCGATCCCAACCGGGATTCGCTCGGCAACGACCCCGAGGGCAATCCGGTTTACCTGCGCGACATCTGGCCCTCGACCAGCGAGCTTGCCGCGGCGGTTGCCGGTTCGATCGACTCCGCGATGTTTCGCAAGGAGTACGGGCAGGTGTTCGACGGCGACGAGCGCTGGCGCGGGCTCAAGGTGCCCGAGGGCAACCTGTTCCGCTGGGAGAAGGATTCGCTTTACGTCAAGGCGCCTCCGTTCTTCGACGGCATCGGCGCGACGCCTGCGCCCGTCTCCGACATCAAGGATGCGCGGGTACTCGCGATGCTCGCCGACAGCGTGACGACCGATCATATCTCGCCCGCCGGCTCGATCGGGGCCGACACGCCGGCCGGTAAGTACCTGGTCGCCAATGGATGCCAGCCGCGCGATTTCAACTCTTACGGCGCGCGCCGCGGCAATCATGAGGTCATGGTGCGCGGGACATTTGCCAACATCCGCCTGCGCAACGAACTGGTGCCCGGGCTCGAAGGCGGCTTCACCGTCCATCTGCCCGACGGCGAGCGCACGACGATCTTCGAAGCCTCCGAGCGCTACCGCGCCGACGGCGTCCCGCTAATCGTAATCGCGGGCAAGGAGTACGGCTCCGGAAGCTCGCGCGACTGGGCCGCCAAGGGCACGCTGCTGCTCGGCGTGCGCGCGGTCATCGCGGAAAGCTTCGAGCGGATCCATCGCAGCAACCTGGTCGGGATGGGCGTGCTGCCGCTGGAATTTACCGGCGGAGAGACGCGCCAGAGCCTGGAGCTCAGCGGACGCGAGAGCTATTCGATCGAAGGGCTGGCGGCGGGCGTTACGCGGCGGCAGAGGCTCAAAGTCCGCGTCAGCGACGGCGGCCGCACGCGCGAGTTCGAGGTCTTGGCGCGGATCGACACGCCCGAAGAGGTCGAGTACGTCCGCCACGGCGGCATCCTGCCGTACGTGCTGCGGGAACTGCTGCATGCGTGAGCGGAACTCGGGCAGGACTCTCGCGTGCGCATGAGGCCGCGCGTGAAGAGTCCCGGGCGAGCATCCGGCCCGGGCGCGCCGCTCATTCATAGCGGAGAGCGTCGATCGGATTGAGCAGCGAGGCCTGACGCGCGGGATAGTAGCCGAAAAATATTCCGACCGCGGCGGAGAAGACGAAGCTGCCGATGATCGCCGCCGGCGAGAGCAGCGTCGGCCATCCGGCGAACGCCGAAATCGCCTGCGACGCTCCGACCCCGGCCAGGATTCCGCCCGCCCCGCCGACCATCCCGAGCAGGATCGCCTCGACCAGGAACTGGAGCAGGATGTGCACGCGGCGCGCGCCGATCGCCATCCGGATGCCGATTTCACGCGTGCGCTCGGTCACCGACACCAGCAGGATGTTCATAATCCCGATACCGCCGACCAGCAGCGAAATCGAGGCCACGGTGGCGAGCAGCAGCGCCATGATCCGGCTGCTGCCTTCGGCAGCCTCGACCACCGCGCTCAGGTTGTGCACGTCGAAATCGTTGTCCTTGCCGGGCTGGATATGATGGCGGGTGTGCAGCGTCTCGGAAATCTGGTCGATCGCCTCCGGAATGAGCGCCTGGCTTTTGACCTCGACGAAGATCAGATGCACCACCCCCGCAAGTTTTGGCGGGCTGCCGAACGGACTCATCTGGTTCGCGTCGGAACTGTAAATAGAACTCGCGGTCGGCACCGCTGCATAGGGATTCACCACGGTAGGCGTTGCCGCGCCCGAAGGGACGGCCGGCGGCGCGGCGACGCCGAGGACCTTGCGCTCGGCCGTGCTGAACGGAATCAACACCACGTCATCCTGGTCCTGGCCCCATCCTGACTGGCCCTTGCCTTCGAGCACGCCGATCACCTGCATGTCGACGCCCTTGACCCGCACGATCGCGCCGACGGGGTCGCTGTGCTCGCCAAAAAGGTTGCGCACCACGGTCTGTCCCAGCAGGCACACGCGGGCGCCCGTGCGTTCGTCGTCTTCCTCGAGCGGCCGCCCCTCGGCCACCGTCCAGTTGCGGATCGGCAGATAGCTCGGCGTCACGCCCTGGATATTGGTGCTCCAGTTCTGATGGTTGTACTCGACCTGGGCAATCTGCCGGTCGAGATAGCTGATGCGGGCGACCGGCCAATCATCCTTGATGAGCGCCTCGGCGTCGCCCACGGTCAGCGTCGAGACGCTGCCGCCGCCGGCGCGGACGCCGTTGGAGGTGGTGGTGCCGGGCGTCACGATCAGCAGATTGCTTCCGAGGCTTGCGATCTGCGTCTCGACCGCCTCGTTGGCGCCTTGGCCAACCGCGACCATCGCAATCAGCGCGGCGACGCCAATGAAGATTCCGAGCATGGTGAGCGCGGAGCGCAGCTTGTTGCGCGCGAGCGCCCGGGCGGCGGCCCTGAGCGCCATCAGCACGAAGGTAAGCGGCGCGGCGTCAGACTCCGGGACAGCGCGATGGGCGAGCGGCGCGGACTTCTCCGCTTCGGCCATCAAAGCGGGCGCCGCGGCTTCGGCCGGGGCCGCCGGCGCCGCCTGCTGCGGCGTCTGCCGATGGTCTGAGATGATGAGCCCGTCGCGCAACATCACGACGCGGGCCGCAAATGCGGCAAGCTCGGCGTCGTGCGTCACCAGCACGATGGTCAGGCCCTGGCGGTTGAGCTTTTGCAGCGTCGCCATGATTTCGAGCGAGGTCCGCGAGTCGAGGTTTCCGGTCGGCTCGTCGGCCATCAGAATCGCCGGGTTGTTGATGAGCGCGCGCGCGATCGCGACGCGCTGCTGCTGGCCGCCGGAGAGCTGATTGGGATGGCTCTGCTCGCGCCCGGCAAGGCCCAGCAGCGCAAGGACCTCGCGGGCGCGCATCGCGCCGTGCGCCGGGTCGCCCGAGTAAAAGAGCGGCAGCTCGACGTTCTCGAGCGCGCTCGTGCGCGAAAGCAGATTGAAGCTCTGGAAGACGAAGCCGATCCGCCGGCTGCGGATGCGTGCGAGATCCGGTTCGCTGAGCGAGGCGACGTCCACGCCTTCGAGCAGGTAGCGTCCGGAAGTCGGCCGGTCGAGGCATCCGATGATGTTCATCAGGGTGGACTTGCCCGAGCCCGACGCGCCCATGACCGCCACGAATTCGCCGCGCTCGATCTCCAGGCTGATGCCGCAGAGCGCACGCACCTCGAGGTCGCCGAGCTGGTAGGTTCGATGAAGATCCGAAACGCTTATGACGACGTCAGCCATCGGTGTCGCGAGCAGGGACGGGCGAGTTTCAGCCGAAGAGACCGCACGGACTAGAAATGATGCATCCCTCCGCCCATCTGCGGCCGTGCCAGCCGCGGCTTTTTGCTATCGCCGGCGCCCGCCATCTCGTCGATGACCACCCGATCGCCGGGTTTGAGATCGCCGCTTAGGATTTCGACCGAAGTGCCGTCGTCGATGCCTCTGGCAACGCGGATTTGCCGAATCGTCTTACCGTTGAGGATCCAGAGCTCTGCTTTATGATCATCGTGACGATGCTCCTCTCTCGCGCCTTTGCCGGAGCCGCCGTTAGGCGAAAAGCGGAGAGCCTGCAGCGGCACTATGAGCACGTTTTGCTCCTCGGCCGTGATGATCTTCGCGTTGGCGGTCATCCCGGGCTTCAGCAAAAGTTCGGGGTTGGCGACGCCCAGCACGACGTCGTAAGTGACAACGTTTTGCACGGTCACCGGCGCCTGGCGCACCTGCGTGACAGTCGCGGGAAACGGATGATGGGGAAAGGCGTCAACCGTGAACTCGGCGCTCTGGCCGAGGCGTACCGGGCCGACGTCGGACTCACTGACGCTCGCGTCAACCTGCATCCGGGTAAGATCCTGCGCGATCAGGAAGAGCGTCGGGGTCTGAAAACTTGCGGCGACGGTCTGGCCGACGTCGACGTTGCGGGAAACCACCGTGCCGTCCACCGGCGAGATGATATCGGTATAGCCCAGGTTGACCTGGGCGGCGTGGAGTGAGGCTTCCTGCTGGCGGATACTGGCGCGATCGAGCTCGACCTGCGCCGCAGCCTGCTCGGCGGCGCTGCGGGCGCTATCGAGAGCGTCCTGCGTTACCACGTTATCCTTCATCAGCGCCTGGTTGCGCTCGTAGGTCAGTTGCTCGTACCTGAGGTTCGCCTGATCCTTCTTCAACTGCGCCCGTGCGTTGGCCAGACTGGCGCTCGCCTGCTCGACCGTGACCTGGTAGGGCCGTGGGTCGATCTTGGCGCAAACCTGCCCTTTTTTTACCTCGGTATTGAAGTCGCAGTAGATCTTTACGATGGGGCCCGATACGTAGGTGCCGACCTGCACGGTCACCACCGGGTTGACCGTGCCGGTTGCGGTGACCGCGCGCACCAAGTCACCGCGCTCGACATCAGCGGTGACGTAGCTGGCCGGTGCGGGAGCGTGCTTGAGCCATAAGAGGACGATCACGACGGCGACAATTGCCGCGATCCAACTCCAGCGCCGCAGTAGCCTCCTCAAGCTATTTTCGCTTCCGACCCTTAGACAATCAGCCCAGATTGTGCGCGCCCGCCGCCCACTTTGACAAGGCACCGCGTCGATGGCCCGTTCCCGACCGAGCCATCAACGCGGCGCGCTTGATTCTATCCGGGAAGGTACTCGCGTCTGCTACTCCGCCTGCGGCGACGGAGCAGGTCCGTCAGAGACGTCGGTGCCGCTCTGCGCGCCGAAAGCCTGCTGGAAAATCGCATGGCGCTGTTGCTCGAGCTGCTGCATCTGGCCGAGCAGCGCCGTGGACTTGGAGGTGTTGGGGGCGCTCTTGAACACGCCCTCCCAGACCTTGTACTTCTCGACCGTCAGCGCCTGTTGCGCAGCGGCGAAGGCCGAAATCTGGCTGTCGCAGGCGCCGCCGGAAGCCAGGCAGGTGAGGAGCGCCTGATGCGTGGTCTTCACGTTCTGGAAATCAGTCTTCAGGTTCGTATCGCCCTTGAAGGCCGCATGCATCGCTGAGTGGTCAATACCGGCCGCCTTCGCCAGCATAAACAGATGCGCGTCGCCGCGATGACCCCCGAATCCCTGCGCGAGCGCCGCGCTGCAGGCGATCGCGAGCATCGCGCCGATCGCCACCGCCACCCGTGAAAGCTTTGTCTTTCCAACCATTTTACCTTTACCTCGCTGTTGATGCCCGTGATCCGGGCTGCCGTCACATAAGACGAAGCCGCGCGTTTGGGGTTACAACAACCGCGCCGAGTCGCACCGGGGAGGGCCTGCTTGTTCGCCAGGATCAAAGTTTCGTGATCGCTGGTTGACGCTCTCCGGTCCATCGATATTCGTAAAAGCCGCCCTGGCGGACGCCCCCGACGAGCTTGGGTCTGAAGCAAACGATACAGGTGCCGCCCCGGTCGCGGACGCTCGGGTAGATGATTCCGTTGGAGGCCTGGTCAAGTAGCCGGCGGCCAAGCCGCTGCGAGGCCTTGTAGCTGTCGGGGTTCAAGTATCTCGAGAAGCGGCTGGCGCGAACGTCATCAAAGGTGGCGTCGAAATCCGCAAGATAAGCTGCCATCTGGACGAAGGTATCGAACCAGCCGCCGATCTCGTGCAGTTCGCGCGTGCGGTTATGGATAGCCTCCGCGTGCGCGGTTCGGAGCGCGAACGCCGCATACCAGGCGCCGCGGCTTGGGTCATTGAAACGCCCGCCGGCGGGGTGAGGATGGCAAAACGCCGCCATCACGACCGTGGCCAGCGGCCGTCCCGTGAGCCATTCGTCGCCTGGAATGGTATGCAGGACGCCCAGCTCGTTACTGATTCTGTCGTTGGTCCACGCCTCTAGCTCGAAAACCGCTTCGAGGTCCTCGGCCGACGCGACGGCGTCGAAGATTCCTACCGAAGGATAGCGGCTGGGGATCAGGCGGAAGGTCGCGCGCCTTGTGACATGGGCGAGCGGCGGCTTCAGTTCCACGCGCCGCGCCGGCCGTCGAGCAAACGCCGAACCCGGTAAAGACCGTCGATACCGCCATCGATCATCAACTCGACCGGCGGCCTGCCGCCTAACAGCGGGCTTGCGTTGCGAAGCTTGACCCATTGATCCGCAAGTTCCGCCTGGGGATAGAGGATGTGGAGTGCTTTATAGATTCCGAGGACCAGCGAAATCCTGCTCAGCATGTCGAAGGAGAGTGTGCCGATCTGGCCAGCTTTGTACTTGTGATAGGTGGAAGCGGCCGGCCATCCAAGCAGTCCGCGCTGCTGATTGACGCCGAGATTCCACGCCAGGCAGACGTTGAGAAAGCTGCGCATCGCGGGCGCGGAGAGCCGGCGGCGCACCTCCGGGTCACGGCGCTCGGGCGTCGCATCATCCAGACGTTCGCTCAGTCTTTCGGGCGCGCTCATTGGGTCGCTCTGCTTATGGATACTATAGTCCATATGTGGAGATAGCGCCAATCGGCGCAATTTCGTTAAAGAAACGCTTGTCTCGTTCCGATTGAGAGAAAGAACTGGCGTTAGTTATCGTCTGGGCGCGAGAGAGTCCCTCACTTATGAGATACTTACCGCAGTGCCG from Candidatus Binataceae bacterium includes the following:
- the acnA gene encoding aconitate hydratase AcnA — protein: MGKNTFGARRALNVGGRKYTIFSLAALERRGFALARLPYSIKVMLENVLRREDGVVVTADQVEAVGKWQPQPGEREFSFMPARVLLQDFTGVPVVADMAAMRDAIKRLGGDPSRINPIQPADLVIDHSVQVDSFGTSRSFAINAEMESERNRERYLFLRWGQGAFNSFRVVPPDTGIVHQVNLEYLAPVVFTSADGQVYSDTLLGTDSHTTMVNGLGVVGWGVGGIEAEAAMLGQSIPMLIPEVIGFRFTGAMRAGATATDLVLTVTQMLRKRGVVNKFVEYFGGGLGSLSVADRATLGNMSPEYGATIGFFPVDDQTLDYLRLSGRAESQVRLIEAYCKEQGLFRTADSPDPTFTDTLELDLGTVEPSIAGPRRPQDRVRLRAAKGEFRRELAKEVGNHSGVDPTVVARWINEGGAPAVAPHQAIPPTELGPLAHRVAVTGEGGERFDLTQGAVVIAAITSCTNTSNPSVMLGAGLLAKKAVERGLGVKPWVKTSLAPGSKVVTDYLKRAGLLAYLERLRFNLVGYGCTTCIGNSGPMPEAIAAAVKQGDLVACAVLSGNRNFEGRINPVVRFNYLASPPLVVAYAIAGTMDFDPNRDSLGNDPEGNPVYLRDIWPSTSELAAAVAGSIDSAMFRKEYGQVFDGDERWRGLKVPEGNLFRWEKDSLYVKAPPFFDGIGATPAPVSDIKDARVLAMLADSVTTDHISPAGSIGADTPAGKYLVANGCQPRDFNSYGARRGNHEVMVRGTFANIRLRNELVPGLEGGFTVHLPDGERTTIFEASERYRADGVPLIVIAGKEYGSGSSRDWAAKGTLLLGVRAVIAESFERIHRSNLVGMGVLPLEFTGGETRQSLELSGRESYSIEGLAAGVTRRQRLKVRVSDGGRTREFEVLARIDTPEEVEYVRHGGILPYVLRELLHA
- a CDS encoding ABC transporter permease, with the protein product MADVVISVSDLHRTYQLGDLEVRALCGISLEIERGEFVAVMGASGSGKSTLMNIIGCLDRPTSGRYLLEGVDVASLSEPDLARIRSRRIGFVFQSFNLLSRTSALENVELPLFYSGDPAHGAMRAREVLALLGLAGREQSHPNQLSGGQQQRVAIARALINNPAILMADEPTGNLDSRTSLEIMATLQKLNRQGLTIVLVTHDAELAAFAARVVMLRDGLIISDHRQTPQQAAPAAPAEAAAPALMAEAEKSAPLAHRAVPESDAAPLTFVLMALRAAARALARNKLRSALTMLGIFIGVAALIAMVAVGQGANEAVETQIASLGSNLLIVTPGTTTSNGVRAGGGSVSTLTVGDAEALIKDDWPVARISYLDRQIAQVEYNHQNWSTNIQGVTPSYLPIRNWTVAEGRPLEEDDERTGARVCLLGQTVVRNLFGEHSDPVGAIVRVKGVDMQVIGVLEGKGQSGWGQDQDDVVLIPFSTAERKVLGVAAPPAVPSGAATPTVVNPYAAVPTASSIYSSDANQMSPFGSPPKLAGVVHLIFVEVKSQALIPEAIDQISETLHTRHHIQPGKDNDFDVHNLSAVVEAAEGSSRIMALLLATVASISLLVGGIGIMNILLVSVTERTREIGIRMAIGARRVHILLQFLVEAILLGMVGGAGGILAGVGASQAISAFAGWPTLLSPAAIIGSFVFSAAVGIFFGYYPARQASLLNPIDALRYE
- a CDS encoding efflux RND transporter periplasmic adaptor subunit; amino-acid sequence: MRRLLRRWSWIAAIVAVVIVLLWLKHAPAPASYVTADVERGDLVRAVTATGTVNPVVTVQVGTYVSGPIVKIYCDFNTEVKKGQVCAKIDPRPYQVTVEQASASLANARAQLKKDQANLRYEQLTYERNQALMKDNVVTQDALDSARSAAEQAAAQVELDRASIRQQEASLHAAQVNLGYTDIISPVDGTVVSRNVDVGQTVAASFQTPTLFLIAQDLTRMQVDASVSESDVGPVRLGQSAEFTVDAFPHHPFPATVTQVRQAPVTVQNVVTYDVVLGVANPELLLKPGMTANAKIITAEEQNVLIVPLQALRFSPNGGSGKGAREEHRHDDHKAELWILNGKTIRQIRVARGIDDGTSVEILSGDLKPGDRVVIDEMAGAGDSKKPRLARPQMGGGMHHF
- a CDS encoding RES family NAD+ phosphorylase; the protein is MELKPPLAHVTRRATFRLIPSRYPSVGIFDAVASAEDLEAVFELEAWTNDRISNELGVLHTIPGDEWLTGRPLATVVMAAFCHPHPAGGRFNDPSRGAWYAAFALRTAHAEAIHNRTRELHEIGGWFDTFVQMAAYLADFDATFDDVRASRFSRYLNPDSYKASQRLGRRLLDQASNGIIYPSVRDRGGTCIVCFRPKLVGGVRQGGFYEYRWTGERQPAITKL